GAACATGCTCCGCTTCCTCGAGCTGCGCCTCGACAACGTCGTCTACCGCGCCGGGTGGGCGGCCACCCGTCCCCAGGCCCGCCAGTTCGTGGGCCACGGGCACGTGAACGTCAACGGCAAGCGCGTCGACATCCCGAGCTACCGGGTGCGCCAGGGCGACGTCGTCACCCTGCGCGACAAGGCCCGTGAGATGGTCGCCGTCCAGTGGAACCGTGACGTGCTCGACCGCACCCCGCCGGCCTGGCTCGAGGCCGGGGAAGGCGGTCTCACCGCCACCGTGGCGCAACTGCCCCAGCGGGCGCAGATCGACGTGCCGGTGCGCGAACAGCTCATCGTCGAGCTCTATTCGAAGTAGGCGCCCCCGGGCCGGGACCTCCCGGTCGGCGCCACCCTCACCCCGAACGAACCGAGGTAGACACACATGCTGGTCATGCAGCGACCGAAGGTCGAAGCGCTCGGCGACGCCGACGACGACCGTCAGCTCTTCGCCGTGGGTCCGCTCGAGCCGGGTTTCGGCCACACGCTCGGCAACTCGCTCCGGCGCACCCTGCTCTCGTCGATCCCCGGCGCAGCGGTCACGCAGGTCCGTTTCGACGAGGCCCTCCACGAGTTCGACACCATCAAGGGTGCGACCGAGGACGTCACCGACATCATCTTGAACCTGAAGGACCTCGTCCTGCGGGTGCACAGCGACGACCCGGTCACCCTGCGCCTCGACGCGCGTGGGCCCGGTGTGGTGACCGCCGCCGACATCGCCGTCACCGCCGACGTGGAGATCCTCAACCCGACGCTCACGATCGCCACCCTCAACGGCAACGGGCGCCTGGCGATCGACATCACCGTCGAGCAGGGCCGGGGTTACGTGTCCGCCGACCGGAACAAGACCTCGAGCACGATCGGCGTGATCCCGGTCGACTCGATCTTCTCGCCGGTGCGGCGGGTCACGTTCTCCGTCGAGCCGACCCGGGTCGAGCACTCCACCGAGTTCGACCGCCTGATCCTCGACGTCGAGACCGATGGTTCCATCACCGCCCGCGAGGCGCTCGCCTCGGCCGGCGCCACGCTCCAGTCCCTGGTGCAGCTCGTGGCCGAGATGAGCGAGGAGCCTCAGGGCCTCGAGCTGGGCGAGGTGAGCGTCACCGCCACCGGGTCGCCCGACCTCGACCTGCCCATCGAGGACCTCGACCTCTCCGAGCGGCCACGGAACTGCCTCAAGCGGGCCCAGGTCAACAGCGTCGGCGAGCTCCTCGAGAAGACCGAGGACGACCTGCTCGCCATCACCAACTTCGGCCAGAAGTCGCTCGACGAGGTCATCGTCAAGCTCGACGAGCGGGGCCTCTCGCTCAAGCACCGGGACTGATCCACCATGCCTGCAACCCCACGCAAAGCCCGCCGCTTCGGCGGCAGCGCCTCGCACCAGCGGCTCATGATGGCCAACCTGGCCGCGTCGCTGTTCGCCGCCGAGGCCATCGTGACCACCGAGGCCAAGGCCAAGGCCCTCCGGCCGGTCGCCGAGAAGCTCATCACCAAGGGCAAGAAGGGCGGCCTGCACCGTCACCGCCAGGTCGTCGCCTACCTCGGCGACAAGGAGATGGCGTCGAAGCTGTTCGACGACATCGGCCCCCGCTACGTCGAGCGTCCGGGCGGGTACACCCGGATCCTCAAGCTGGGCCCGCGCCAGGGCGACAACGCCCCGATGGCGCGCATCGAGCTGGTCTGAACCCCGCTCGTTCGCCATGAGCACGTCGGCCGACCTCGAGGGGTCGGCCGAGGCGCGTCCGGGCCCCGACGCCACGGACGCCGAGGCCACGGGCGCCGAACGCCCGCGGGCCCGCATCCGCTTCGTGGTGGCCTACGACGGGTCGGGGTTCCACGGGATGGCGGCCAACGAGGGCGTCCCCACCGTCACCGGCACGCTGGTCGATGCGCTGGAGCGGGTCCTGCGCCACCCCGTGGAGCTCTCCGTGGCCGGTCGTACCGACAAGGGCGTCCACGCCCACGGCCAGGTGGTCAGCTTCGACGCCGACCTGGACGGGATCGACGTCGACGGCCTGGCTCGGGCCGTCACCCGTCAGTGCGGGCCTGCCGTCGTGGTGCGGGAGGCGGCGGTCGTCGCCCCCGACTTCGACGCCCGGTTCTCGGCGCGGTCCCGCACCTACCGCTACACCGTCCTCAACCGCCCGATCCCCGATCCGTTCCTCGCCGGGACGACCTGGTGGGTCGCCGCGCCCCTCGACGTGAACGTGCTGCGTCTCGGGTGCGACCCGCTCATCGGCAGCCACGACTTCTCGTCGTTCTGCCGCCGCCCGAAGGGCGCCGGCGAGGAGGTCTCGCTCGTGCGTCGGGTGCTCGACGCCCGCTGGACCCAGCTCGACGACGACATCGTGCGATTCGAGATCACCGCCGGCGCCTTCTGCCACCAGATGGTGCGCAGCATCGTGGGCACGCTCGTCGAGATGGGGCGGGGCCGGCGCCGAGCGGGGGAGATGTCGGGCATCCTGCGGGCCCGGGACCGGGCGGCGGTGACCACCATCGCCCCGCCGCACGGGCTGTGCCTCTGGTCGGTCGACTACTGAGCGAGTTGCCCCGCCCGGCCGGGCACCGGTACGCTTGCCTGCTGCTCTGGTGCGCGCCGCCCTCTGTGCGTGTCGCCCCGAGCCCGATCGTCGAAGCGAACAGAAGCCGAGGCTTGCGCGTGCGCACCTACTCCCCGAAGGCCAGCGAGATCCAGCGCGACTGGCACGTCATCGATGCCGAGGGCATGGTCCTCGGCCGCCTGTCGACCGAAGTCGCCCGCCTGCTGCGCGGCAAGCACAAGCCGACCTACACCCCGCACCTCGACACCGGCGACCACGTCATCGTGGTGAACGCCGCCAAGGTCGTGCTCACCTCCGACAAGGGGGCCAAGGAGATGGTGCACCGCCACTCCGGGTACCCCGGTGGCCTGCGCTCCCAGACCTACGGGACGCTCCTCGCCGACAAGCCCGAGGAGGCGGTTCGCCGTGCCGTCCGGGGGATGCTGCCGAAGAACCGCCTCGGCCGTCAGCAGATCCGCAAGCTGAAGGTGTACGCCGGGCCGGTGCACCCCCACGCCGCCCAGTCCCCCCAGACCCTCGAGCTGGCGCACGCCAGAGCTCGTTCCTGACCCGCGCCGCAAGGACTCCTCTGATGCCGAACCCCCTCGTCCAGTCGACCGGCCGCCGCAAGCGGGCCGTGGCCCGCGTGAACCTGCGCACGGGCACGGGCGTCATCACGGTCAACAAGCGCCCCGTCGCCGAGTACTTCCCCTCCGAGACCCACCGGATGATCCTCACCGAGCCGCTGCGGATCACCGAGACGGCCGAGACCTACGACGTCGACTGCCGCATCGACGGAGGGGGCATCTCCGGTCAGGCCGGCGCCCTGCGCCACGCCATCGCCCGGGCGCTCGTCGAGGTCGACCCCGAGATGCGCCCCGAGCTGAAGAAGGCCGGGTTCCTCACTCGCGACGATCGCAAGAAGGAATCCAAGAAGTACGGCCTCAAGAAGGCCCGCAAGGCTCCGCAGTACTCGAAGCGCTGAACCGTCCCCCGGGGCGTCGGGAGCGATGAGCCTCCGCTTCGGCACCGACGGCGTCCGCGGCCCCGCCGACGAGCTCGACGACCGATCGGTGGCCGCCCTCGGCGCGGCTGCCGCCGAGGTGCTCGGCGGGTCCGACGGGTTCGTGATCGGGCGCGACACGCGGCGATCCGGCCCCCGCCTGGCCGCGGCGCTGGCGAGCGGCCTGGCGTCCGGGGGTGCCCGCCCGCAGGTCCTGGGTGTGGCGCCCACCCCCGCCGTGGCGTGGGTGTCGGCCGAACGGGGCATCCCCGGCGCCGTCATCTCGGCCAGCCACAACCCGTGGAGCGACAACGGCATCAAGTTCTTCGCCGCCGGCGGCCGCAAGCTCCCGGTGGCCACCGAACGTCGCCTCGAGGAGGCGCTCGACCGCCACCTCGCCGCGCCCCCCATGGCGCCCGTCGCCGGCGCCGGCGGGGCGCTGACCGGGTCGGGACCGGTCGACGAGGACGCGCTCGGTCGGTGGGTCGACGCCGTCGTGGCGTCGATCGGGGAGCGGCGCCTCGACGGTCTGCACGTCGTCGTCGACTGCGCCAACGGCGCGGCGTCGCACCTCGCACCGGAGGCCCTGCGCCGCCTCGGGGCCGAGGTCACGGTGCTGCACGCCGATCCCGACGGCACCAACATCAACGACGGGTGCGGCTCGACCCACCCCGCGTCGCTCCAGGCGGCGGTGGTGGCCGCGGGCGCCCATGCGGGGATCGCCTTCGACGGTGACGCCGACCGGCTGCTGGCCGTCGACGAGCTGGGCGGCCTCGTGGACGGCGACCAGCTCATCGCCCTGTGCGCGGTGGACCGGCGCGAGCGGGGCCTGCTGGCCGACGACCATGTCGTGGTGACGGTGATGACCAACCTCGGGTTCCGCCTCGCCATGGCCGAGGCCGGCATCACCGTGGTCGACACGCCGGTCGGCGATCGCCACGTCCTCGAGGCGCTCGCCGAGGGCGGCTGGTCGCTCGGCGGTGAGCAGTCCGGTCACATCGTGTTCGCCGACCTGGCCACGACCGGCGACGGCCTGCTCTCCGCGGTCCAGGTGCTCGACCTCGTGCACCGCGCCCCGGCGCCGTTCTCGGCGCTCGCCCGGGCGGCGATGACCAGGCTCCCCCAGGTCCTGGTCAACGTCACGGTCGCCGAACGGCGCCCCGACCTGGTGGCGGACCTCTCCGAGGCGATCGCCGAGGAGGAGCGCCGGCTGGGACCGACGGGCCGGGTGCTCATCCGACCCAGCGGCACCGAGCCGCTCGTGCGGGTCATGGTGGAGGCCGCCACGGAGGCCGATGCGCGGGCCGTCGCCGACCGCCTGGCCGAGGCCGTACGGGCGGCAGGCGCCTGAGCGGTGTCCCGCCGATGACCTGAACGGTGCCCCGCCGGTGAGGTGGGACGGGTCGTAGACTCGGCCGGTCCGAGTCGCCGTCCGGTCGACGGATGACCGATCCGCCCACCGGACCCAACCGAGGAGGCCGTCGGCTCATGTGCGGGATCATCGCCGTCGTTCGGCGGCCCTCCGAGCGTGCCGTCCCGTCGGCGGGGGAGATCGAGGACCTGCTCGCCGAGACCGCGGCGTTGCTCACCGAGGTGCTCGACGGGCCCGTCGATGCCGGCCTCCTGCCGACGGTCGCCGCCGCGGCCGCCCGGGCGGCGGCGGCGGACCGGCTGCTCGCCAGCCTCCCCGGGCTGCGGGCGATGATCGCCTCGGCGAGGCTGCGCACGGCGGTCGAGAGCCTCTCCCACGACCTCGACGGGAAGGTCCGCGCCTTCGAGCGTCAGCTGGACGAGGGGTCGGTGGCCGGCAGGGACCTCGAGTCTCTCAACGCCGCGCTCATCGAGTTGAAGGACGCCGTCTGGGGGTTGCGCCGCGATCGTCTCCGGGCTGCCGTCGAGGTCGAGGCCCTGGCCGGCCCGGGCGCGGGACCGGCGGCCCTCGCCGTCCACCTCTCCGTCCACCAGGCCCTCTCGGCGATCGACCGGCTCGAGGTCCGCGGCCGGGACTCGGCGGG
This Acidimicrobiales bacterium DNA region includes the following protein-coding sequences:
- the rpsD gene encoding 30S ribosomal protein S4 codes for the protein MARYTGPKARVSRRLGTNIFGTKGETVALDKRPYPPGEHGRTRRRGNPSEYLLQMQEKQKARFTYGLSERQFRNLYEEASRREGVTGENMLRFLELRLDNVVYRAGWAATRPQARQFVGHGHVNVNGKRVDIPSYRVRQGDVVTLRDKAREMVAVQWNRDVLDRTPPAWLEAGEGGLTATVAQLPQRAQIDVPVREQLIVELYSK
- a CDS encoding DNA-directed RNA polymerase subunit alpha, with translation MLVMQRPKVEALGDADDDRQLFAVGPLEPGFGHTLGNSLRRTLLSSIPGAAVTQVRFDEALHEFDTIKGATEDVTDIILNLKDLVLRVHSDDPVTLRLDARGPGVVTAADIAVTADVEILNPTLTIATLNGNGRLAIDITVEQGRGYVSADRNKTSSTIGVIPVDSIFSPVRRVTFSVEPTRVEHSTEFDRLILDVETDGSITAREALASAGATLQSLVQLVAEMSEEPQGLELGEVSVTATGSPDLDLPIEDLDLSERPRNCLKRAQVNSVGELLEKTEDDLLAITNFGQKSLDEVIVKLDERGLSLKHRD
- the rplQ gene encoding 50S ribosomal protein L17 yields the protein MPATPRKARRFGGSASHQRLMMANLAASLFAAEAIVTTEAKAKALRPVAEKLITKGKKGGLHRHRQVVAYLGDKEMASKLFDDIGPRYVERPGGYTRILKLGPRQGDNAPMARIELV
- the truA gene encoding tRNA pseudouridine(38-40) synthase TruA, coding for MSTSADLEGSAEARPGPDATDAEATGAERPRARIRFVVAYDGSGFHGMAANEGVPTVTGTLVDALERVLRHPVELSVAGRTDKGVHAHGQVVSFDADLDGIDVDGLARAVTRQCGPAVVVREAAVVAPDFDARFSARSRTYRYTVLNRPIPDPFLAGTTWWVAAPLDVNVLRLGCDPLIGSHDFSSFCRRPKGAGEEVSLVRRVLDARWTQLDDDIVRFEITAGAFCHQMVRSIVGTLVEMGRGRRRAGEMSGILRARDRAAVTTIAPPHGLCLWSVDY
- the rplM gene encoding 50S ribosomal protein L13; the encoded protein is MRVRTYSPKASEIQRDWHVIDAEGMVLGRLSTEVARLLRGKHKPTYTPHLDTGDHVIVVNAAKVVLTSDKGAKEMVHRHSGYPGGLRSQTYGTLLADKPEEAVRRAVRGMLPKNRLGRQQIRKLKVYAGPVHPHAAQSPQTLELAHARARS
- the rpsI gene encoding 30S ribosomal protein S9, giving the protein MPNPLVQSTGRRKRAVARVNLRTGTGVITVNKRPVAEYFPSETHRMILTEPLRITETAETYDVDCRIDGGGISGQAGALRHAIARALVEVDPEMRPELKKAGFLTRDDRKKESKKYGLKKARKAPQYSKR
- the glmM gene encoding phosphoglucosamine mutase, which produces MSLRFGTDGVRGPADELDDRSVAALGAAAAEVLGGSDGFVIGRDTRRSGPRLAAALASGLASGGARPQVLGVAPTPAVAWVSAERGIPGAVISASHNPWSDNGIKFFAAGGRKLPVATERRLEEALDRHLAAPPMAPVAGAGGALTGSGPVDEDALGRWVDAVVASIGERRLDGLHVVVDCANGAASHLAPEALRRLGAEVTVLHADPDGTNINDGCGSTHPASLQAAVVAAGAHAGIAFDGDADRLLAVDELGGLVDGDQLIALCAVDRRERGLLADDHVVVTVMTNLGFRLAMAEAGITVVDTPVGDRHVLEALAEGGWSLGGEQSGHIVFADLATTGDGLLSAVQVLDLVHRAPAPFSALARAAMTRLPQVLVNVTVAERRPDLVADLSEAIAEEERRLGPTGRVLIRPSGTEPLVRVMVEAATEADARAVADRLAEAVRAAGA